The sequence ATCACTGCGATTGCATGCTCAGGATCTGTGCTGTAACTGAGATTAAACTGGGTTTCGACCAGTTTATTGCTAAAAGAGTTATGTAGGATCTCACCGACGATATGTTTATTCGGGATACTGATTTGCTCACCTTCTTCATTCGTCAGTATCGTCATTCCTAAATTAATACGCTTAACAACACCACTTTCGCCTTTAATTTCAATAGTATTTCCGACTACAAACGGTCTGGTTACGATAATAGTTACGCCTGCAGCGTAGTTGGATAACATGCCCTGCAAAGCTAAGCCTGCACCTAAAGAGGCCGCACCAATAGCTGCCACCATTGGAGTAACACTAATACCGATTTTGCCTAGGGCGATAATCCCCACCATAACAATGATCAGAATCCGAATAAGATTACTGACAAAGTTGCTAAGGGTGATATCAATATTGTGTTTTTCAAACTGTTTGGCGACTAAACGGGAGACTTTACTCGCAACCCATAAACCTAATAAAAAGATCAATAAAGCACCAAGTAACTGAAAGCTATAGGTGACTAAAAACTCAGTGATCAGTTGATAAACGCCCTGTAATTGCTGTAATTCTTGATCCAGTCCTGGTGCTATCATTTTGATATCCTTGTAATAAATTTAATCGTATGAGTATAACCTAAAAAGGTTATTCCATGCTTAGCTGTCATACATTGTGAAGCGTATCATGTAATCGCAGTTGCTTTAATGAGCCAATAGGGGGAGTCGGGTATGCTGTTCATCTATCCAAATATGGAGTTGAGTGTTTATGAAAACGCTGTTGTTATGTGTGTCTTGCCTATTAACCCCAATATGGGCATTTGCTGCTAGTTATGTAACTGGGGATACTATCAATCCTATTTCATTGGTTGATCAGCATGATAAATCAATTGAAGTCACCGATGATACCCGTGTAGTACTCTTTAGCCGCAGTATGAAAGGTGGTGATATTATTAAAGAAACGCTACAACCGTTAAGTGAAACACAGTTTCCCAATCACTTAGTTTATGTCGCTGATATTAGTGGTATGCCTTCTTTAATTGCTAAGTTTGTGGCGGTACCGCAAATGAAGGAATTACCTTTTTCAATCGGTCTAGATAGAGAAGGTGAGATAAGCCAAATGCTGCCAGACACAAAGGATATGGCGACGATGATTTTGCTTGATCACCGCAATATTCTCGATATCGCTTATTTTGATTCCAGTGAAGCATTGAGCCAAGCGCTCACAAAAATAAATGTGACACAGTGATTGGCTCACTGCGTCGCGGTTTTGTCATCTTCAAATAGTCCACTTGAGTAGGCTTGTTAGGGATGGATATTCTCGCTTATCCATCCCTGATTTAAGTACATCGTAAAAAATTCACTTTTTATTCTCCAAATAGGTGCAAATTTCACTTCGGGTTTGCATGCATAATCATCTGTTTTACAAATACTTTTTTGGATGACATATCCCCTTAAAATTAAATGGCATAAAAAGTTAGTTATTCAGCATAAAAATTCGTTGCGTAAAATGGAAAAATATCGTTTACTGCGCACGTTTTTAAGACTCATACCCACTTTTTATGACCTGACCCAAAGGAGACTCTGGCCCAATGAGCCAATTTCAATCTATTGATGTTGCTGATTATTATGATATGGACACATTCAAACGTATTGAAGCGTTTGCCAAAGACAAAGCAACCCCGTTCGTGGTGATCGATACCAGTATCATTGCGAAACAATACGATGACATGGTTAATAGTTTTCCTTATGCCAACGTTTATTATGCAGTCAAGGCAAACCCTGCGGCCGAGATCTTATCTTTATTAAAAGATAAAGGGTCCAACTTTGATATCGCCTCGATCTATGAGCTAGATATGGTCATGAATGTCGGTGTTACTGCCGACCGTGTGAGTTACGGCAATACCATTAAGAAACGCCAAGATGTGCGAGCATTTTATGAGCGTGGCGTGCGTATGTATGCATCTGACTCAGAAGCCGATTTACGCATGATCGCCGAAGAAGCACCAGGTTCTCGCATTTATGTCCGCATTCTAACCGAAGGGACAGACACTGCCGATTGGCCGTTATCCCGTAAATTCGGCTGCCAAAATGAGATGGCCTATGAGCTATTGGTATTGGCGCAGGAACTCGGATTAGAACCCTATGGTATTTCATTCCATGTGGGTTCACAGCAGCGCGATATCGGCGCTTGGGATTCTGCGATTGGCAAAGTGAAAAGCATTTTTGACCGTCTGCGCGATGAGCACAATATCACGCTGAAAATGATCAATATGGGTGGTGGTTTTCCTGCTAACTATATTGATAAAACCAATCAGTTGGGTGTGTATGCCGAGCAGATCACTCACTTCCTGAAGGAAGATTTTGGTGATGATTTACCGCAAATTATTCTGGAGCCGGGCCGTTCATTGATTTCTAATGCGGGCATTTTAGTGTCTGAAGTGGTGCTGATCAGTAAAAAATCCTACACAGCCTTAGAGCGTTGGGTGTTTACCGATGTGGGCAAGTTCTCGGGTTTAATTGAAACCATGGACGAGGCGATTAAGTTTCCAATTTATACCGAGAAAAAGGGTGAGTTGGATAAATGTGTCATTGCTGGGCCAACCTGTGACAGTGCCGATATTATGTATGAGCACTACAGCTATGGTTTACCGAATGACTTAGCCATTGGTGATCGTATGTATTGGTTAACCGCAGGGGCTTATACCACCACTTATTCAGCGGTATGTTTTAATGGTTTTCCACCGCTGAAAGATTATTATTTATAAGCTTTTGAAATAGAATTAAAAAGGGCGCTTAGGCGCCCTTATTGTTAACTTAGCGAACAAGGCTAGTTATGGGATTTAAGGATTTGATAGATCTCTTCTTTTAGATGTAGCTTTCTGCTTTTGAGTTCTTTCACCGCAGGATTGAAATCACTGCCGACACGTTTTTCCAGTTGTTTTATTTCTTCATCTAACTGATTGTGCTCATTGAATTTACGCTGAAAATGGGCATCTTGATTTTTTAGGGTGGAAATGAGCTCTCTGTACTCTGGAAACATTGGCTTTCTCCTTGTCGTTTTACTATATGTCTTGTTCTCTTTAACCCTAACCTTATGTAGCTGGTTGAATTGTGACTTAGATCAATATTCATTTGCCTTTCGGCTCATACTAAAGGGGGATTTATGTTTATCTGCTATCAATCCAATGGTAAGGGCTTTATTGATATTTTCACGTTCATATCGCCGACATTTCGTTAAATCAGCAAACTTATGTGTAGATTCGTATATAAAGAACGTCAAATCACGGTGAAAATATCCCTAGATGCCTGCACGCTCTAAAATCATAATTGTAGTCTATAGCGCGTAAGTTAGATCTGGTTCACACTTTGTTTTACATAAATCAGACATTCATCCAGAATTGAGGAAGATTTGCTATCTTTGTGATCAGACTGTAAGCGTTTTGGTAATTACATTACGAATAGACAATTACTTCTTGCCGATAATTCTGTGATCAAGTTAACCTTCATCGCTTCGATACTAGGTTAAAGTCGATTTTATAAGAATTTAATTATCAAAAATGAAAGGGGTTTTCACAATGGCTGATGTATTTCATTTAGGTTTGACCAAAGCAATGCTCGATGGTGCAACCTTGGCAATCGTGCCAGGCGATCCAGAGCGTGTAAAACGTATTGCTGAGTTAATGGACAATGCGACTTTTCTTGCAAGCCACCGCGAGTATACAAGCTATTTAGCGTATGCCGATGGTAAGCCTGTTGTTATCTGCTCAACCGGTATCGGTGGTCCGTCGACATCTATCGCCGTTGAGGAATTAGCTCAGCTAGGTGTAAACACCTTCCTGCGTGTAGGAACAACAGGTGCAATTCAACCCCATGTGAATGTGGGTGATGTGATTGTGACCCAAGCATCTGTGCGTTTAGATGGTGCTAGCTTGCATTTTGCGCCTATGGAGTTTCCTGCGGTTGCCAACTTTGAATGTACTACGGCCATGGTTGCCGCATGTCGCGATGCGGGTGTAGAGCCACATATTGGTGTGACGGCATCTTCAGATACTTTCTATCCAGGTCAAGAGCGCTATGACACTGTTACAGGCCGTGTTACGCGCCGTTTTGCTGGTTCAATGAAAGAATGGCAGGAAATGGGCGTACTGAATTATGAAATGGAGTCTGCGACGCTGTTTACTATGTGTGCAACTCAAGGTTGGCGTGCTGCCTGTGTGGCGGGTGTGATTGTAAACCGTACTCAGCAAGAAATTCCTGATGAAGCCACGATGAAGAAAACGGAAGTCAGTGCGGTTTCTATCGTGGTTGCTGCCGCGAAAAAATTATTAGCCTAGTTTGGATTAAGCTAAGTAACACTCCCCTGCAAAGTGAGTGATTAAAATGAAAAAGGTGCCAATGGCACCTTTTTTATGGCTTAAAAACGGCGCTAATACAGCTTAGAAGTGGTATTGAGCAATCACAGAATAAGTGTCTTGATCTACACCTTTTACGCCGTATTTATTGGTCCACAGATCGTATTCGATACCTACCAACAGTTTATTGGCTTTATGTTCACCGAATAGACTCTTACCTAGGTCGTATTTTAATTGTGGGTTGAAGTGGAAGTTCTCTTCATAACCATCCTTGTCTGTCGCAAACACCCAATCGATAAAGCCATCGAGCACTATGTTGGCTGAACCAACGGGAATATCGATGCGAAATACTGGGGTGAACTGCCAACCATCACTATTGTTGCCCGTGCTCATTGCATCGCGACGGTAAGTATTAAAGTTAAGGTAAGTGAAATAAGGTACGGCGACATCAACGCCTAGACCATAAAGCAGGCTATGAACTGGGCCTTCGCCTTCTTCATAGGTTAGGGCTAAAGATAAATCGGTCACTGGACCAAAAGCGATTTTCTCGCCAAGAATTTTACTCGCACTAAAGCGTGGGGAAATTTCACCATAGGTGGTGCTATCCATGCCCGTGTGGTTGCCTTTGAAATAGATAAAGTCTTGGAAGGCAAACCAATCTCCGTATTTCCAACCGCCTGCAGTTTCTAAGGTAATAGTGGCTTGTTTGTCTGATGGCGCTAAATCGTAGTCTTCGCCATAAAGGGCTGTAGCGCTGAAATCCCACCACTGTACTAAGTCACCCGCAAATGCTTGAGGAGAAAGCATTAATGCTAGACATAGGCATGTTTTTTTCATTGTTATTTCCTGTTGTAGAGGTAGAGGCTAAATAGTGTTGTACTCAATCCTCGCTCTGACGTCGGCACAGTTTGATGGGTAAGGTCAAACACTGCGGTTGCTGCGGGTCAAAGGTCTAGATAAAAAGTGCGGGCAATATATGCAAAAATTCACATTTATTCAAAGTTTTTATCTAATGTTGTTGTCAAAATCACATAATCAAAATCAGTAATTAAAATGGTTTAATTAGTTGATTTTTAGTGTTTTTATGTTTTAAGTGACATCCGTTTACTTAAATGATAGCTATCTTTTTGAATTGATTATGCTTAATTTTAAAACAACTAAAGAAGTGATTTGATAAATTTCATCGCGGTATTTTTTGACAGTGTGATATCTATAGCGGCTCATATTTAACGTAAATTTTGACATATTATGTCGCACATTGATGTGTCTACTGCTATAGTGCTGCAACGGGCACTCTCATTTTAGGGGGGGGATATGGAGCTTTCAAATCCAATTTTAATGTGGTCAGTTATTGGTATTATCTTGATGTTAGCCGAACTCATTGTTCCGGGTGGTATAGTGATATTGCTGGGAGCTGCCTGTTTGGTTGTTGCTGGCGCATTGGGTATCGGGTTAGTGGAAGGCATAGTGCAGAGTATGACATTGTGGTTTATTTCCGCGATTGTTTTGTTGTTGAGCTTTCGGCAGTTAACCCAAAGACTGGTAGGGGGCGATTCACATGTCGATAATACCGATGAAGAACTCGACATCTACAATCAAATTGCTCGTGTAAAACAAACTATCGGTCCCGGACAAACAACGGGGCGGGTTGAGTTTCAAGGGAGCGAATGGCCTGCTCTTGGCGATGGCAGTATTATTGCCGTGGGTTGTGAAGTTCGAATTATCTGCCGAGAAAACATTGCCCTAGTGGTTGAGCCTGT is a genomic window of Shewanella putrefaciens containing:
- a CDS encoding NfeD family protein, with the protein product MELSNPILMWSVIGIILMLAELIVPGGIVILLGAACLVVAGALGIGLVEGIVQSMTLWFISAIVLLLSFRQLTQRLVGGDSHVDNTDEELDIYNQIARVKQTIGPGQTTGRVEFQGSEWPALGDGSIIAVGCEVRIICRENIALVVEPVTQATSQN
- the udp gene encoding uridine phosphorylase, yielding MADVFHLGLTKAMLDGATLAIVPGDPERVKRIAELMDNATFLASHREYTSYLAYADGKPVVICSTGIGGPSTSIAVEELAQLGVNTFLRVGTTGAIQPHVNVGDVIVTQASVRLDGASLHFAPMEFPAVANFECTTAMVAACRDAGVEPHIGVTASSDTFYPGQERYDTVTGRVTRRFAGSMKEWQEMGVLNYEMESATLFTMCATQGWRAACVAGVIVNRTQQEIPDEATMKKTEVSAVSIVVAAAKKLLA
- a CDS encoding YdcH family protein, yielding MFPEYRELISTLKNQDAHFQRKFNEHNQLDEEIKQLEKRVGSDFNPAVKELKSRKLHLKEEIYQILKSHN
- a CDS encoding type III PLP-dependent enzyme, with amino-acid sequence MSQFQSIDVADYYDMDTFKRIEAFAKDKATPFVVIDTSIIAKQYDDMVNSFPYANVYYAVKANPAAEILSLLKDKGSNFDIASIYELDMVMNVGVTADRVSYGNTIKKRQDVRAFYERGVRMYASDSEADLRMIAEEAPGSRIYVRILTEGTDTADWPLSRKFGCQNEMAYELLVLAQELGLEPYGISFHVGSQQRDIGAWDSAIGKVKSIFDRLRDEHNITLKMINMGGGFPANYIDKTNQLGVYAEQITHFLKEDFGDDLPQIILEPGRSLISNAGILVSEVVLISKKSYTALERWVFTDVGKFSGLIETMDEAIKFPIYTEKKGELDKCVIAGPTCDSADIMYEHYSYGLPNDLAIGDRMYWLTAGAYTTTYSAVCFNGFPPLKDYYL
- a CDS encoding outer membrane protein OmpK → MKKTCLCLALMLSPQAFAGDLVQWWDFSATALYGEDYDLAPSDKQATITLETAGGWKYGDWFAFQDFIYFKGNHTGMDSTTYGEISPRFSASKILGEKIAFGPVTDLSLALTYEEGEGPVHSLLYGLGVDVAVPYFTYLNFNTYRRDAMSTGNNSDGWQFTPVFRIDIPVGSANIVLDGFIDWVFATDKDGYEENFHFNPQLKYDLGKSLFGEHKANKLLVGIEYDLWTNKYGVKGVDQDTYSVIAQYHF
- a CDS encoding mechanosensitive ion channel family protein; this encodes MIAPGLDQELQQLQGVYQLITEFLVTYSFQLLGALLIFLLGLWVASKVSRLVAKQFEKHNIDITLSNFVSNLIRILIIVMVGIIALGKIGISVTPMVAAIGAASLGAGLALQGMLSNYAAGVTIIVTRPFVVGNTIEIKGESGVVKRINLGMTILTNEEGEQISIPNKHIVGEILHNSFSNKLVETQFNLSYSTDPEHAIAVITSQLTNNPYVHQETTPNIGINGFNAVGIEMGVRYWVPTQSYFQHKYKVNLDLYHALKNAGIEIACPMKEIHLQNK